One window from the genome of Arcobacter sp. CECT 8986 encodes:
- the rarD gene encoding EamA family transporter RarD, protein MDERKLGLIYALCAFFFWGLVPIYYKQVMMVPPFEILAARVIFSVVVLIFLLFISKQFYTLQPIFRSMKKMKYLIIASLLISFNWFTFIYAISVNKIVEASLGYFITPLVSVALGFFIFNERINRLQKVAITLAFVAICYQLITIGNIPLIALGLAFSFGFYGMVRKKVEIASLPGLFIETIIMLPFAAFYLYFVYENSTSVFNTLDSYNMFILALSGLVTVLPLLWFNSAAIRLDLTTLGFLQYSGPTVAFFVAIFLYNEEVNINKFITFIIIWIALIIFSYDAVKKRRRK, encoded by the coding sequence TTGGATGAAAGAAAATTAGGTTTAATATATGCACTTTGTGCATTTTTCTTCTGGGGATTGGTTCCTATTTATTACAAACAAGTAATGATGGTTCCTCCCTTTGAAATTTTAGCAGCAAGGGTTATTTTCTCTGTTGTTGTTTTAATTTTTCTACTATTTATAAGTAAACAATTTTATACTTTACAACCAATTTTTAGAAGTATGAAAAAAATGAAGTATTTAATTATTGCTTCATTACTTATATCTTTTAATTGGTTTACTTTTATATATGCAATTTCAGTTAATAAAATAGTTGAGGCAAGTTTAGGATATTTTATTACACCATTAGTTAGTGTAGCGTTAGGCTTTTTTATATTTAATGAAAGAATAAATAGACTTCAAAAAGTAGCTATTACTTTAGCTTTTGTAGCAATTTGTTATCAGTTAATAACAATCGGTAATATTCCTTTAATTGCACTAGGATTAGCTTTTTCTTTTGGTTTTTATGGAATGGTAAGAAAAAAAGTTGAAATAGCATCATTGCCTGGATTATTTATAGAAACTATTATTATGCTTCCTTTTGCAGCATTTTATCTATATTTTGTATATGAAAATTCCACAAGTGTATTTAATACTTTAGACTCTTACAATATGTTTATCTTAGCTTTAAGTGGATTAGTAACTGTATTGCCTCTATTATGGTTTAATAGTGCAGCAATTAGATTAGATTTAACAACATTGGGTTTTTTACAATATAGTGGACCAACCGTTGCTTTTTTTGTTGCTATATTTTTATATAATGAAGAGGTAAATATAAATAAATTTATTACATTTATAATAATTTGGATAGCACTTATAATTTTTTCATATGATGCAGTGAAAAAAAGAAGAAGAAAATAA
- a CDS encoding universal stress protein — MSYVLCCVDGKNFSYDTCDYAVLVANNMNLPLKFLNVVERTYSVTSIDLSGSLVLGEREEMLEELAREEEKECKKVKKEGKELLNELKLRAMKTCKNEVSISQIHGEIIENISEYENDIEALVIGITSHEEHKIGENVKEIIRAIHKPVLLVNSKFEEPKKMLIAYNGSTESKKLLDQTSNNPLFKDIKRDIVNLNTNEAEGLKLLNEAREIYAKKNYEVNTTILNGTSENLLIEYFNENNCDILTMGAFGHSRIKEFIFGSFTSEIITKMKKPILLFR, encoded by the coding sequence ATGAGTTATGTTTTATGTTGTGTTGATGGTAAAAATTTTTCATATGACACTTGTGATTATGCTGTATTAGTTGCAAATAATATGAATCTTCCTTTGAAATTTTTAAATGTTGTAGAGAGAACTTATAGCGTTACTAGTATTGATTTATCAGGTAGCTTAGTGCTTGGTGAACGAGAAGAGATGCTAGAAGAGTTAGCAAGAGAAGAAGAAAAAGAGTGTAAAAAAGTAAAAAAAGAGGGAAAAGAGCTTCTTAATGAATTAAAATTAAGAGCTATGAAAACTTGTAAAAATGAAGTATCTATTTCACAAATTCATGGAGAGATTATTGAAAATATTTCTGAATATGAAAATGATATTGAAGCATTAGTAATAGGAATTACAAGTCATGAAGAACACAAAATTGGTGAAAATGTAAAAGAGATAATAAGAGCTATTCATAAACCTGTATTATTAGTTAATAGCAAATTTGAAGAGCCTAAAAAAATGCTTATTGCATATAATGGCTCAACAGAATCAAAAAAATTATTAGACCAAACTTCAAACAACCCTCTATTTAAAGATATAAAAAGAGATATTGTTAATCTAAATACAAATGAGGCTGAAGGATTAAAACTTCTAAATGAAGCAAGAGAAATCTATGCTAAGAAAAATTATGAAGTAAACACAACTATTTTAAATGGAACAAGTGAAAATTTATTGATTGAATATTTCAATGAAAATAATTGTGATATTTTAACAATGGGAGCATTTGGTCACTCTAGAATAAAAGAGTTTATTTTTGGAAGTTTCACATCTGAAATAATAACAAAAATGAAAAAACCTATTTTACTTTTTAGATAA
- a CDS encoding permease has protein sequence MFSYWEKFVDYLVYNLMGLDKTEHLAQALHFFIFDTIKIFILLIGIIFVVSYLRTWFNLEKVRAYLQGKSEFTGNILASIFGIITPFCTCSAIPLFLGFLQARIPLGVTFSFLISAPLNNEIAIAMLFSLFGWKITAIYIGFGLLVSIIGGFVIGKMKMEKYILLDIQPIDGCCENPSITMNNKERVKEAFSYTMDIFKKIYLYVVLGVAVGAFIHGYIPTDFIAKYTGGDAWYAVPLSVVLGIPMYASAAGVMPLVEVLTSKGMLLGSALSFMMAVTALSLPEAMILKRLLHTKLIATFFLIIGSGIIIIGYIFNTIL, from the coding sequence ATGTTTAGTTATTGGGAAAAGTTTGTAGATTATTTAGTTTATAATTTAATGGGATTAGATAAAACAGAACATCTAGCCCAAGCTTTGCATTTTTTTATATTTGATACAATAAAAATATTTATTTTACTTATAGGAATAATATTTGTAGTATCATATTTAAGAACATGGTTTAATTTAGAAAAAGTTAGAGCATATTTACAGGGAAAATCAGAGTTTACTGGAAATATATTAGCAAGTATTTTTGGAATAATTACTCCTTTTTGTACTTGTAGTGCTATTCCTCTTTTTTTAGGATTTTTGCAAGCTAGAATTCCATTGGGAGTAACTTTTTCTTTTTTAATATCTGCTCCTTTAAATAATGAAATTGCAATTGCAATGTTGTTCTCATTATTTGGATGGAAAATCACTGCTATTTATATAGGATTTGGATTATTAGTCTCAATTATTGGTGGATTTGTAATTGGGAAAATGAAAATGGAAAAATATATTCTTCTTGATATTCAACCAATTGATGGGTGTTGTGAAAATCCTTCAATAACTATGAATAACAAAGAAAGAGTTAAAGAGGCATTTTCTTATACAATGGATATATTTAAAAAAATATATTTATATGTAGTTTTAGGTGTTGCTGTTGGTGCATTTATTCATGGATATATTCCTACTGATTTTATTGCTAAATATACAGGTGGAGATGCTTGGTATGCAGTTCCATTATCAGTAGTTTTAGGTATTCCAATGTATGCAAGTGCAGCTGGAGTTATGCCTTTGGTTGAAGTTTTGACTTCAAAAGGAATGTTATTAGGTAGTGCACTATCTTTTATGATGGCAGTTACAGCTTTATCTTTACCAGAAGCGATGATTTTAAAAAGATTGTTGCACACAAAATTAATAGCAACATTTTTTCTAATAATAGGTAGTGGAATTATTATTATTGGATATATATTTAATACAATTTTATAA
- a CDS encoding thioredoxin family protein codes for MKIEILGTGCSKCKALFENTKTAVANEKLFAQIEKVEDMQKIMEYSVMSTPALVVDGVVKSTGKLLTAQEIATLLKS; via the coding sequence ATGAAAATTGAAATTTTAGGAACTGGTTGTTCTAAATGTAAAGCTCTTTTTGAAAATACAAAAACAGCAGTGGCAAATGAAAAATTATTTGCACAAATAGAAAAAGTTGAAGATATGCAAAAAATTATGGAATATTCAGTTATGAGTACACCTGCTTTAGTAGTTGATGGAGTTGTAAAAAGTACAGGAAAATTATTAACAGCACAAGAAATTGCAACATTATTAAAAAGCTAA
- a CDS encoding arsenic transporter yields MFLASGIFIITLVFVIWQPKGLQIGTTAIIGAIVALVLGVVNFDDVIDVTNIVWDATLAFIGIIILSMVLDEIGFFEWCAIKMAKLSNGSGIKMFIYSLLLGSFVSAIFANDGAALILTPIILAKMKILKLNAKTILAFILAGGFISDSASLPFVFSNLTNIVTANYFNIGFFEYLANMILPYIVSTVISIFVLWLILRKDIPKQIDISLLKNPDEVLKSKTLFKFSWLFLLILLIGYFVGDYFDLPVSLFALSGAIIFLAIASYTKNAKAWLTIKTAPWQVVWFSIGLYIVVYGLKNAGLTDYLSNVLMHLSTKGDFIAVISTGFISAFLSAIMNNMPTVMIMDIALKNVPHDVLAYANIIGCNLGPKMTPFGSLATLLWLHVLSKKGVHIGFWQYTKFGLVVTPPVLFIVLLTLI; encoded by the coding sequence ATGTTTTTAGCAAGTGGTATATTTATAATAACCTTGGTATTTGTAATATGGCAACCAAAAGGATTACAAATAGGAACAACTGCCATAATAGGAGCAATTGTTGCTTTAGTCTTGGGAGTTGTAAATTTTGATGATGTAATTGATGTTACAAATATTGTTTGGGATGCTACATTAGCATTTATAGGAATTATAATTTTATCTATGGTTTTAGATGAAATAGGTTTTTTTGAATGGTGTGCAATAAAGATGGCAAAACTATCAAATGGAAGTGGAATTAAGATGTTTATTTATTCACTACTTTTAGGTTCATTTGTATCTGCAATTTTTGCAAATGATGGTGCTGCACTTATTTTAACACCAATTATTTTAGCAAAGATGAAAATATTAAAGTTAAATGCAAAGACTATCTTAGCTTTTATTTTAGCAGGTGGATTTATAAGTGATAGTGCTTCATTGCCTTTTGTATTTTCAAATCTTACAAATATTGTAACTGCAAACTATTTTAATATTGGTTTTTTTGAATACTTAGCAAATATGATATTACCATATATTGTAAGTACCGTTATTTCTATATTTGTTTTATGGTTGATTTTAAGAAAAGATATTCCAAAACAAATTGATATTTCATTATTGAAAAATCCTGATGAGGTACTAAAAAGTAAAACACTATTTAAATTCTCATGGTTATTTTTATTGATTTTATTAATTGGATATTTTGTAGGTGATTATTTTGATTTACCTGTTAGTTTATTTGCTTTAAGTGGTGCAATTATTTTTTTAGCAATCGCAAGTTATACAAAAAATGCAAAAGCATGGCTTACAATAAAAACTGCACCTTGGCAAGTTGTATGGTTTAGTATAGGTTTATATATAGTTGTTTATGGATTGAAAAATGCTGGATTAACTGATTATTTATCAAATGTATTAATGCATTTATCAACAAAAGGTGATTTTATTGCAGTTATTTCAACTGGATTTATATCTGCATTTTTAAGTGCAATTATGAACAATATGCCGACAGTTATGATAATGGATATAGCTTTAAAAAATGTTCCCCATGATGTATTAGCTTATGCAAATATAATTGGATGTAACTTAGGACCTAAAATGACTCCGTTTGGTAGTTTAGCTACGCTATTATGGTTACATGTATTAAGTAAAAAAGGTGTTCATATTGGATTTTGGCAATATACAAAATTTGGTTTAGTTGTGACACCACCAGTGTTATTCATCGTTTTATTAACATTAATATAA
- a CDS encoding HD domain-containing protein, with amino-acid sequence MINTLNEVNLEVEELISNNASNFEISKVFRNHIKEYKKSIDTILDTTGGKDFFVKNTKHIDKFLISLYKYILRKYFGSYQPMSTSIPITLVALGSYGREQLCIYSDIDLMILYEDIKGYNLREIMEEFITLAWDCGLKLGSRVHELKEVEEAVKEDITIKTAIIESRVIYGSKHLWFAYENTLNNIRRTDVKEFVTQKLEEHKQRLLKNPLKMEPNVKDGYGGLRESNMIFWMSYILYGAKSTKDLIGKEISEEEHKTYRSALEYIFQIRNALHNISKKKLDMVNLDVLPELSTKLGFVNTPRYTKERQCMSKLLGALHTIHFFSTIIVKKFTRVLLDDRADIKLIKDSRLKKDIYLHEGKIYTSFKRKPITLNALLKELIALPSEVSSFDMSYIYFASKTKIPRKQSKELKKNIKAILFKDNLYPIIKLLYNSSLFKTVLPITKKIINQPQFDGYHQHPVDIHSIRTLKKVENIEDDFVRSIYESFNNTEKSIVKMAALLHDVGKGRTADHHIAGEKLFKNFATSLELDEVHIQTAAHLIRYHNMMSAYSKNEDIYSERIILAFTGLVKTEQILKMLYVVTYADISAVGEGIYNSSISSLLKELYLQSLPAFENQDLVKESSRRIAKINAIKNLKRYKDLPYITKKKISYISSNQIFLRLKADDILDIAIKAKDVNNYIYKITNNERLVIRIIRKDSLNLGFLLGNLEFLNIFSMDIYKLYDEKKAFEITFSEKVEDDDLAYIKNIIENSFDMTKKQKIKKPIIKKSQIEANCNHSPYLASLQIRAKDQKGLFAYVAKIFDDFNIEIESAKLATTKGYTRDLILIEKNGEFCGKQEEIVKLICQEEE; translated from the coding sequence ATGATAAATACATTAAATGAAGTAAATCTAGAAGTAGAAGAGCTTATTTCAAATAATGCAAGCAATTTTGAAATATCAAAAGTGTTTAGAAATCATATAAAAGAGTATAAAAAATCTATTGATACTATCTTAGACACAACAGGTGGAAAAGATTTTTTTGTAAAAAATACAAAACATATAGATAAATTTCTTATCTCATTATATAAATATATTTTGAGAAAATACTTCGGTTCTTATCAACCAATGAGTACTTCAATTCCTATTACTTTAGTTGCATTGGGAAGTTATGGTAGAGAGCAACTTTGCATATATTCAGATATAGATTTGATGATACTTTATGAAGATATCAAAGGCTATAATCTTAGAGAAATCATGGAAGAGTTTATTACTTTAGCATGGGATTGTGGATTAAAACTTGGTTCTAGAGTACATGAACTAAAAGAAGTTGAAGAAGCTGTAAAAGAAGATATCACAATAAAAACTGCAATTATTGAATCAAGAGTTATTTATGGTTCTAAACATCTTTGGTTTGCTTATGAAAATACTCTAAATAATATTAGAAGAACAGATGTAAAAGAGTTTGTTACTCAAAAATTAGAAGAGCATAAACAAAGACTTCTAAAAAATCCTTTGAAAATGGAACCAAATGTAAAAGATGGATATGGTGGTCTTAGAGAATCAAATATGATTTTTTGGATGTCATATATTCTTTATGGTGCAAAAAGTACAAAAGATTTAATAGGAAAAGAGATAAGTGAAGAGGAACACAAAACATATAGAAGTGCATTAGAGTATATTTTCCAAATTAGAAATGCTTTACACAATATTTCTAAGAAAAAACTGGATATGGTAAATTTAGATGTATTACCAGAACTTAGTACAAAATTAGGTTTTGTAAATACTCCTAGATATACAAAAGAGCGACAATGTATGTCAAAACTTTTAGGGGCACTTCATACTATTCACTTCTTTTCAACTATTATTGTAAAAAAATTCACAAGAGTTTTATTAGATGATAGAGCAGATATAAAACTAATAAAAGATTCAAGACTAAAAAAAGATATTTATCTACATGAAGGTAAAATTTATACTTCATTTAAAAGAAAACCTATTACTTTAAATGCTTTATTAAAAGAATTAATAGCTCTTCCAAGTGAAGTAAGCTCTTTTGATATGTCATATATTTACTTTGCTAGCAAAACAAAAATACCAAGAAAACAAAGTAAAGAGTTAAAGAAAAATATAAAAGCTATTTTATTTAAAGATAACCTATATCCAATTATAAAACTTTTATACAATTCAAGCTTATTTAAAACAGTATTACCTATTACAAAAAAAATAATAAATCAACCACAATTTGATGGATACCATCAACATCCAGTTGATATTCATTCAATTAGAACACTAAAAAAAGTAGAAAACATTGAAGATGATTTTGTAAGAAGTATTTATGAATCTTTTAATAATACAGAAAAATCAATAGTTAAAATGGCTGCGTTACTACATGATGTAGGAAAAGGAAGAACAGCTGACCACCACATTGCAGGTGAAAAACTATTTAAAAACTTCGCAACATCACTAGAATTAGATGAAGTTCATATTCAAACTGCGGCACATTTAATTAGATATCATAATATGATGAGTGCATACTCTAAAAATGAAGATATCTATTCAGAAAGAATTATCTTAGCATTTACAGGACTTGTAAAAACTGAGCAAATATTAAAAATGCTTTATGTAGTTACATATGCAGATATTTCTGCTGTTGGAGAAGGAATTTATAATAGTTCTATTTCATCACTATTAAAAGAGTTATATTTACAATCTCTACCTGCTTTTGAAAATCAAGATTTAGTAAAAGAAAGCTCAAGAAGAATTGCAAAAATCAATGCAATAAAAAATCTAAAAAGATACAAAGATTTACCATATATTACAAAGAAAAAAATCTCTTATATCTCTTCTAATCAAATTTTCTTAAGATTAAAAGCTGATGATATTTTAGATATTGCAATAAAAGCAAAAGATGTAAATAATTATATTTATAAAATCACAAATAATGAACGATTAGTAATAAGAATCATTAGAAAAGATTCTTTAAACTTAGGTTTTTTACTTGGAAATTTAGAGTTTTTAAATATTTTTAGTATGGACATATATAAATTATATGATGAGAAAAAAGCTTTTGAAATCACTTTTAGTGAAAAAGTAGAAGATGATGATTTGGCATATATAAAAAATATTATAGAAAACTCTTTTGATATGACAAAAAAACAAAAAATCAAAAAACCTATTATTAAAAAATCACAAATAGAAGCAAACTGTAATCACAGTCCATACTTAGCTTCACTTCAAATTAGAGCAAAAGATCAAAAAGGTTTATTTGCTTATGTTGCAAAAATATTTGATGATTTTAATATAGAAATAGAAAGTGCAAAACTAGCAACTACAAAAGGCTATACAAGAGACCTTATTCTAATAGAAAAAAATGGTGAATTTTGTGGAAAACAAGAAGAGATTGTAAAATTAATCTGCCAAGAAGAAGAGTGA
- a CDS encoding arsenate reductase ArsC: MKKVLILCTGNSCRSIIAEALINAKLDGVEAHSSGVKASGKVNPNAKKLLESKNIWKSSYHSKTLDTVIENDYDLVVTVCDHANETCPMFPKPVKKIHIGFEDPDKKGYEAFEQTYDEIERILLPKIKEVLNV, from the coding sequence ATGAAAAAAGTTCTAATTTTATGTACAGGGAATTCATGTAGAAGTATTATCGCTGAAGCTTTAATAAATGCAAAACTTGATGGAGTTGAAGCTCACTCAAGTGGTGTAAAAGCAAGTGGAAAAGTAAATCCTAATGCAAAAAAACTTCTAGAAAGTAAAAATATTTGGAAAAGTTCATATCATAGTAAAACATTAGATACAGTAATAGAAAATGATTATGATTTAGTAGTAACTGTATGTGACCATGCAAATGAGACTTGTCCTATGTTTCCTAAACCTGTAAAAAAGATTCATATTGGATTTGAAGACCCAGATAAAAAAGGTTATGAAGCATTTGAGCAAACATATGATGAAATAGAAAGAATTCTATTGCCAAAAATAAAAGAAGTTTTAAATGTTTAG
- a CDS encoding gamma-glutamylcyclotransferase family protein produces the protein MTETLFVYGTLMPNCPNAYVLENIVGKFVPATVKGKLIDAGWSASMGYPGIRLDQGDDTIHGFLFYSTNLINNWDYLDEFEGSEFIRQEVTVERYDELDVDTYIYVLKDEIEEKEGY, from the coding sequence ATGACAGAAACACTTTTTGTATATGGAACACTTATGCCAAACTGTCCAAATGCATATGTATTAGAAAATATTGTAGGAAAGTTTGTCCCTGCAACGGTAAAAGGAAAACTAATTGATGCTGGTTGGAGTGCAAGTATGGGATATCCTGGAATAAGATTAGACCAAGGTGATGATACAATTCACGGATTTTTATTTTATTCAACAAATTTAATTAATAATTGGGATTATCTTGATGAGTTTGAAGGAAGTGAGTTTATAAGACAAGAAGTTACGGTTGAAAGATATGATGAGTTAGATGTGGATACTTATATATATGTTTTAAAAGATGAGATTGAAGAAAAAGAGGGTTATTAA
- a CDS encoding SulP family inorganic anion transporter: MYQTIKKDWFSNIRADLLSGIVVALALIPEAIAFSIIAGVDPKVGLYASFCIAVVISFVGGRPGMISAATGAMALVMVDLVKDYGLQYLLAATLLTGIFQIILSYIGIHKLMSFVARAVVIGFVNALAILIFMAQLPELTNVTWHVYALTIAGLGIIYLFPYVPKIGKMLPSPLVNIVVLTIFVYIMGLDVRTVGDMGQLPDALPVFFIPDIPFNLETLKIILPYSSALAIVGLLESFMTTTIVDELTDTKGDKKKEARGQGIANIATSFLGGMAGCAMIGQSIINIKSGGRGRLSTFTAGFLLLIMVVFLSDIISQIPMAALVAVMIMVSIGTFDWASIKGLKELPLSTNIVMLTTVCVTVYTHNLAHGVISGVLLASLFFANKISHFMYCETSYDEKNDVKTYKFVGQVFFNSSDKFYETFDFKEVLDKVIIDLSKAHFWDVSAVYALDKAVIKFRREGCDVEVVGKNEASKTIIDRFGIHDKPEEIDKVMGGH; this comes from the coding sequence ATGTATCAAACCATTAAAAAAGATTGGTTTTCTAATATTAGAGCAGATTTATTATCTGGAATAGTTGTAGCGCTTGCACTAATTCCAGAAGCTATCGCTTTTTCAATTATTGCAGGAGTTGATCCAAAAGTTGGGCTTTATGCATCTTTTTGTATTGCTGTTGTTATTTCATTTGTTGGTGGAAGACCAGGAATGATTAGTGCAGCAACTGGAGCAATGGCTTTAGTTATGGTGGATTTAGTTAAAGATTATGGTCTTCAATATCTACTTGCAGCTACACTTTTAACTGGTATATTTCAAATAATTTTGTCATACATTGGTATTCATAAACTAATGAGTTTTGTTGCAAGAGCAGTTGTTATTGGGTTTGTAAATGCACTTGCCATACTTATTTTTATGGCTCAACTTCCAGAACTTACAAATGTAACTTGGCACGTATATGCACTAACTATTGCAGGACTTGGAATAATTTATCTTTTTCCATATGTTCCTAAAATTGGGAAAATGCTACCTTCACCTTTAGTAAATATAGTTGTTCTTACTATTTTTGTATATATTATGGGACTTGATGTAAGAACAGTTGGTGATATGGGACAACTACCAGATGCATTACCTGTATTTTTTATTCCTGATATTCCTTTTAATCTTGAAACATTAAAAATTATCTTACCTTATTCAAGTGCTTTAGCAATTGTTGGTTTATTGGAGTCTTTTATGACAACTACAATTGTTGATGAGTTAACAGATACAAAAGGTGATAAGAAAAAAGAAGCAAGAGGACAAGGTATTGCAAATATTGCAACAAGTTTCTTAGGTGGTATGGCAGGTTGTGCTATGATTGGTCAATCAATAATAAATATAAAATCAGGGGGAAGAGGAAGATTATCAACTTTTACTGCTGGATTTTTACTTTTAATTATGGTTGTATTTTTAAGTGATATAATTTCACAAATACCAATGGCAGCTTTAGTTGCAGTTATGATTATGGTTTCAATTGGTACATTTGATTGGGCTTCAATAAAAGGATTAAAAGAACTTCCTTTATCTACAAATATTGTAATGCTTACAACTGTTTGTGTTACTGTTTATACACATAACTTAGCACATGGTGTAATATCTGGTGTTTTACTTGCATCACTATTTTTTGCAAACAAGATATCTCACTTTATGTATTGTGAAACTTCTTATGATGAAAAAAATGATGTTAAAACATATAAATTTGTTGGTCAAGTTTTTTTCAATAGTTCAGATAAATTCTATGAAACATTTGATTTTAAAGAAGTATTAGATAAAGTAATTATAGACTTATCTAAAGCACATTTCTGGGATGTATCTGCTGTTTATGCTTTAGACAAAGCCGTAATCAAATTTAGAAGAGAAGGTTGTGATGTAGAAGTTGTTGGCAAAAATGAAGCCAGCAAAACTATTATTGATAGATTTGGTATTCACGATAAACCAGAAGAGATAGACAAAGTAATGGGAGGCCACTAA
- a CDS encoding ArsR/SmtB family transcription factor has translation MDIFLKTVSSLNDETRVKILKFINIHGSCCVCDLENSFEMIQSRLSRHLKILKEAGFLRVDRQGRWAYYSIRNPLDEFRLSCIKEIMFLDIELPSLKKSCTKENI, from the coding sequence ATGGATATATTCTTAAAAACAGTATCTTCTTTAAATGATGAGACAAGGGTAAAAATATTAAAGTTTATTAATATTCATGGTTCTTGTTGTGTATGTGATTTGGAAAACTCTTTTGAAATGATACAATCAAGATTATCAAGACATCTAAAAATATTAAAAGAAGCAGGATTTTTAAGAGTTGATAGACAAGGAAGATGGGCTTATTATAGTATAAGAAATCCACTTGATGAGTTTAGATTATCATGTATAAAAGAGATAATGTTTTTAGATATAGAATTACCCTCTTTAAAAAAAAGTTGTACTAAGGAAAATATTTAA